The following coding sequences lie in one Vibrio splendidus genomic window:
- the arfB gene encoding alternative ribosome rescue aminoacyl-tRNA hydrolase ArfB yields the protein MLQISNSVSIQDWELQLTAIRAQGAGGQNVNKVSSAIHLRFDIKHSTLPDFYKEKLLAHKDSRITKDGVIIIKAQQYRTQEQNRDDALVRLKELILEATKVQKVRRATKPTRGSQKRRLEGKKQRSTTKQLRGRVE from the coding sequence ATGTTACAAATATCTAACTCTGTTTCGATTCAAGACTGGGAACTTCAGTTAACCGCGATCAGAGCACAAGGAGCCGGCGGCCAAAACGTCAATAAAGTATCGAGCGCGATACATTTGCGTTTTGACATCAAGCACTCCACCCTACCAGATTTCTATAAAGAGAAACTGCTTGCACACAAAGATAGCCGCATCACTAAAGATGGCGTGATTATCATTAAGGCGCAGCAGTATAGAACTCAAGAACAAAACCGTGATGATGCTTTGGTGCGTTTGAAAGAACTTATCTTGGAAGCAACAAAAGTTCAAAAAGTAAGACGAGCGACTAAGCCGACGCGTGGCTCTCAGAAAAGACGTTTAGAAGGAAAGAAACAAAGAAGCACCACCAAGCAACTGCGCGGAAGAGTAGAATAA
- a CDS encoding helix-turn-helix transcriptional regulator, with protein MSQEPIIMALIDRRKLANLSQEKLASSAGMSLKTYQRIERGEADIKMSQYRSLTRTLKVTDLDVVLDVVGASQATAEDVAAVSRLLTSEERMLLIKLILSVKKQP; from the coding sequence ATGTCACAAGAACCCATAATCATGGCGCTGATTGATCGTAGGAAGCTCGCCAATTTGTCCCAGGAAAAATTAGCCTCAAGCGCGGGAATGAGTTTAAAAACTTATCAACGAATCGAGCGTGGTGAAGCTGATATCAAAATGTCTCAGTATCGTTCGCTCACGAGGACGTTGAAAGTTACCGATTTAGATGTGGTACTGGATGTTGTTGGCGCATCACAAGCGACAGCGGAAGACGTAGCGGCGGTCAGTCGTTTACTGACCAGCGAAGAGCGCATGTTGTTAATCAAGCTGATTTTGTCGGTCAAAAAGCAGCCGTAG
- a CDS encoding S1 family peptidase, producing the protein MNVNYAVSPVRKAVLGLLVPLIYTSSVMATENSVESTPNTGVTPYIVNGSNASVTEFPSMASLFIDRIDYDGVYSTGPYCGATILDPTHILTAAHCIYGNEEGQLFTVVVPQIEDTSQFPNGNIQKARVSEVYYRSDYSNALSDLLRNDVAILKLENALNIDSVNDVVKRPSDESYRVGVNDFVAVGHGDTRSGFDGTTLLQKADLNYVDNATCASAFTDGSALTDNQICFVGDRATSGLYGGTCQGDSGGPVYWKDGADYRQVGITSFGPDTCGGSSTVTSVFTEIQDYEAWIDSVIAGTETAKFVSTDAKRTAYVNARTSTGSGSSGGSVSFGLLGMLMLFAGLRKTVLR; encoded by the coding sequence ATGAATGTGAACTATGCAGTGAGTCCGGTTCGTAAAGCCGTTTTAGGGCTTTTAGTGCCATTGATTTACACATCAAGTGTTATGGCGACAGAAAACTCGGTCGAAAGTACTCCTAATACGGGTGTAACACCTTATATCGTGAATGGTAGCAATGCTTCGGTCACTGAGTTTCCTTCGATGGCGAGCTTGTTCATTGATCGTATTGATTATGACGGTGTTTACTCTACAGGCCCTTACTGTGGAGCAACAATTTTAGATCCAACGCATATTCTGACGGCAGCACACTGTATTTACGGCAATGAAGAAGGGCAGTTATTTACGGTTGTCGTTCCTCAAATTGAAGATACTTCTCAGTTTCCTAATGGGAACATTCAAAAAGCGCGAGTCTCAGAAGTTTACTATCGCAGTGATTATTCAAATGCGTTGAGTGATCTATTACGCAATGATGTTGCTATTCTTAAGTTAGAAAACGCACTTAATATCGATTCAGTTAACGATGTGGTTAAGCGCCCTTCCGATGAGAGTTACCGTGTTGGTGTTAATGACTTTGTTGCTGTTGGGCATGGTGATACACGATCAGGCTTTGATGGGACAACTTTGTTGCAGAAGGCTGACTTGAATTACGTAGACAACGCTACTTGTGCTTCAGCCTTTACTGACGGTTCAGCGTTAACTGATAATCAAATCTGTTTTGTTGGTGACAGGGCTACTTCTGGTTTGTACGGTGGTACGTGTCAAGGCGATTCAGGCGGCCCAGTGTATTGGAAAGATGGTGCTGATTACAGACAAGTTGGTATTACCAGCTTTGGACCAGATACTTGTGGTGGAAGTTCAACAGTAACGTCTGTATTTACGGAAATCCAAGACTATGAAGCTTGGATTGACAGTGTTATTGCTGGTACTGAAACCGCTAAGTTTGTTTCTACTGATGCTAAGCGAACAGCTTATGTGAATGCACGTACATCGACTGGCTCTGGTAGCAGTGGTGGTAGTGTTTCATTTGGTTTGCTAGGTATGCTGATGTTGTTCGCGGGTCTTAGAAAAACCGTGTTACGTTAG
- a CDS encoding beta-phosphoglucomutase family hydrolase, translated as MKIDLTAYDGLIFDMDGTLIDTMPAHVKAWQQTAEEFGFHFEASWLHSLGGMPSYKIASEVNSKYGLSLDPQAVSTFKMASFAAIEDKGDIIPCTHSLLLEHLGSKKIAVGTGSQRKSAEQLLDKTDILSKLDILVTATDVKNHKPNPDTFLDACFGMGLQPKQCVVFEDTNLGKQAAHAANMDCILVVEGNKLEFYPAPS; from the coding sequence ATGAAAATAGATTTAACGGCATATGATGGATTAATCTTTGATATGGATGGTACGTTGATCGATACGATGCCAGCACATGTAAAGGCGTGGCAGCAAACGGCTGAAGAATTCGGTTTTCATTTTGAAGCGTCTTGGCTGCATAGCTTAGGTGGCATGCCGAGTTATAAGATCGCCAGTGAAGTGAACAGTAAGTACGGTTTATCGCTCGACCCACAAGCGGTTTCTACGTTTAAGATGGCGTCGTTTGCGGCTATTGAAGATAAAGGGGATATTATCCCTTGTACTCATTCTCTGTTATTAGAGCATTTAGGCAGCAAAAAGATTGCGGTTGGAACGGGCAGCCAACGTAAAAGTGCCGAACAGTTGTTGGACAAAACAGATATCTTGAGCAAGCTCGATATCCTAGTGACAGCAACAGATGTTAAGAATCACAAACCCAATCCAGATACCTTCTTAGATGCGTGTTTTGGTATGGGATTACAGCCAAAGCAGTGTGTTGTGTTTGAAGATACGAACTTAGGTAAGCAAGCTGCTCATGCTGCGAACATGGATTGTATTCTGGTGGTAGAAGGGAACAAGTTAGAGTTTTATCCGGCCCCAAGTTGA